In Trichlorobacter lovleyi, the DNA window GCGCAATCAACCCCGTTAACCCGAAATCGTTCCGTGTAGCTGACAAGATGGGGAGAGGTAAACAGGCCGGTGCGATAACCGGCCTGTTCAATGATGGCAGCTAGAAATGCGGCGGTGGAGCCTTTGCCGTTGGTGCCGACAACATGAATGGCGGCAAAGGAGCGTTCCGGGTGACCGTGGCGCTCCAGCAGGGCCGTGATCCGTTCAAGTCCCGGCTTGATGTTGAAACGTCGCCGGCCAAAAAGCCGGGAAAGCTGCTGTGAAGCGGGCACGCCTACTGCTTGGTGAGCATGGCCAGGATCTGGCCCAGGGTGCTGCGCATCTCAAGCCGTGAGACAATCATGTCAACCATACCGTGGTCAAGCAGGTACTCGGAACGCTGGAATCCGGCCGGCAGCTTCTGGCGGATGGTCTGTTCAATGACCCGCGGTCCGGCAAAGCCGATTAATGCCTTGGGCTCGGCAATGTTCAGGTCACCCAGCATGGCAAAGCTGGCGGTGACGCCGCCGGTGGTGGGATCGGTCAGGATCGAGATAAACGGCAGGCCGGCGGCCTTCAGCTTGGCCAGGGCGGCAGAGGTCTTGGCCATCTGCATCAGTGACAGGATTGACTCCTGCATCCGGGCCCCGCCGGAGGCGGAGATCACGATCACCGGTTGCTTCTTTTCAAGGCCGCGCTCGATTGATCGGGTGATTTTTTCCCCCACCACGCTGCCCATACTGCCGCCCATAAAGGCAAAGTCAAAGATGGCAACCTGGGTGGCAATACCTTCAATGCTGCCTTCAACACAGATCACGGCATCGCGGGAACCGCCCTTGGCAACCGTGGCATTGATCCGTTCCTGATAGCTCTTGGTGTCTTTGAAGTTCAGGAAGTCGATCGAGGTCATTTCTGCGTCGAATTCCTGCCAGCTGCCGTTGTCCAGCAACGCCTGCAGCCGCTTGCGGGTGGCGATTCTGAAGTGGTGTCCGCATTTGGGGCAGACCTGCAGGTTGTCCTCAATCTCTTTGGTGAGCAGGGATTCGCTGCAGCCCGGACACTTTGTCCAGAGTCCTTCCGGCACCTTGACATGCTTGGTGCTGCTTTTTTCTATCCCTGTCTTGTCACGCTTGAACCAGCTCATGGAATATCCTCTCGGAAAAAAATCTTACGGCGTAATGGCACGTTTTAAAGATCTGATCAATCCGGTTACTTCGTTCTGCAACTGCTCGCCCCGGTGCTGTTCAAACAGTTTGACAATGGCGCTGCCGACCACGACGCCGTCGGCGGCGGCTGCCACCTGGGCTGCCTGCTCCGGGGTGGAGATACCGAAACCGGCCACAACCGGGAGCTTGATGGTACTGCGTACCGTCTGCAGCTCATGCTCAAGGCTGGTGGAGACGGATTGCCGGGCACCGGTAACTCCGGTCACTGTAACGTAATAGAGAAAACCGCTGCCACAGCGGCTGACCTGCGTGACCCGGGTTGCATCCGAGGTGGGGGTCAGCAGGAAGATGATCTCAAGTCCGGCTGCCCTGGCTGCCGGCAGCAGTTCGCCGGCCTCTTCTGGCGGCAGATCCACCAGCAACAGGCCGTCAACACCAGCCTGCACGGCATCCTGGGCAAAACGCTGCCAGCCATAGGAGTAGATCGGGTTGCTGTAGCCCATCAGCACAATCGGTGCCGAAACCTGTTCTCTGACCTGGCTGACCATCGCCAGGACCGCCTCAAGGGTGACACCCTGCGCCAGAGCCCGCTCCGAGGCCCGCTGAATGGTGGGGCCGTCAGCCATCGGGTCGGAAAACGGGATGCCGAGTTCAATGATGTCGGCACCGGCCTCTGCCATGCGCGGCAGCAGGGCTGCGGTGGTGGCCAGATCGGGGTCCCCGGCGGTGATAAAGGTGACCAGGGCCTTGCCGCCCTGCTTGTGCAGTTGTGTGAAACGGTTATGGATACGACTTTTCATATCTTGAATCCTGACATCTCTTTTTCAAGCTGATCTATCTGATGGGAAAGTCCGGTAACGGCACTGTTCATGACCTGCGCAGCCTGGGAGGTGGTGGCAGATGACTGGCGGATGTTTTCAACCATCCGGTCAATGGAACGGCTGTGTACGGTCTGGGCGCCGCAGGCCTCCCGGATACGGTCGATCATGACGGTGATATCTTCAGTAGCCTTGGCAATCAGGGCGCTGGTCTTGCTCTGCTCTCTGGTGGAACCACGGACCTGTCCGGTCATCTCCCGCATCCGCTCCACCGCAACGGTGATCAGGTCACTGCCCCGGCTATGCTCCCGGGCAGAGTTGGCCATCTGTTCCACCATCTCTTCAACCTGCTCCATGGCAACCCGGATGCTCTGGCTGCCCTTGGCCTGCTCCACCGTGGCACGGGCAATGGCATCAATCTGCAGACCGGCCTGACGGACACCGGCCACAATCTTTTCAAGGGCGGCGCCGGAACGTTCAGACAGCTCTTCACCGGCACCGATGGCCAGTTCAGCCTGATTGATGGCCGCCACAGCGCGACCGGTGTCCTCCTGGACGCCGGTGATGACCTGGGCAATTTCACGGGTTGAGGTCGAGGTGCGCTCGGCCAGTTCCTTGATCTCATCCGCCACCACGGCAAACCCTTTGCCGTGCTCACCGGCCTGGGCTGCGATGATGGCGGCATTCAGGGCCAGCAGGTTGGTCTGCTCGGCCACTTCGTCTATCACCGACAGGATCGCCCCGATATCATGGGCACGCAGGGAGAGATGTTCCACCACCTCGGCCGTAATCCGGGAGGCCCGCCGGATCTCCTGCATGCCGACAATCGTCTCCTGTACCGATTTCAGTCCGTTTGCAGCATCGGTCTTGACGGTTTCCGAGATGATCGCCGTATCCATGGCATTTTTCTCCACCTGGCGGATGGTGGCATCCATCTCGGCAACCGAGGAGGCGGTGGTGGTTGAGGCATCCAGCAGGCTGGTGATGTTATTGCCGATCCCTTTGATGGAGGTCGCCATCTGGATCACGGAGGAGCTGACTTCATCCACCGATTCGCCCAGCTTGTCGGTGTTCAGTGCGACTTCCTCAATACTGGCAGCCATCTGCAGGATCGAGGAGGAGGTCTCGGTGGTCGAGCAGGAGAGTTGATCAACCCCGTCGGAGATCTCATGTACCGAACCGTTGATCAGTTCAACCGTGCGGGAGGTCTCGCTGATGGCATCTTCCTGCAGCCGGGTTGCCCCCACGACCTGGCGGGCCGCTGTCTCGATGTTGCGGTCGATCGCGGTCAGCTCGCCGGTTGAGGCATTCAGGCGGATGATGATGTTGTGCAGGTTCTCGGCCATGGTGTTCATGGCAGCAGCCAGATCACCCACCTCGCCGCAGGCCTTGATGGTCAGCCGGTTTTCCAGCGAGCCGCCTGCCACCTGCTTGGCAAAATCAACACAACGTTTGATCGGGCGGGTGACCGACTCGGTAATAAAGGTGGAAAGTACGGTGATCAGGGTGATCAGGATAAAGATGACGGCAGCCGTCGTAATGGTCTTGCTGCGGGTGATGGCCGTGATCTGCTTTTCCGTCTGGTAGACATCACGGCGCAGGTTGTCAACCATCAGGGCCACCGTGGAGGTGAAGGAGCTGAAGCGTTGCTCCTGAATGCCGCTCAGCAGTGCGTTGGCACGTACCATGTCATTACGCTGAACCGAGGGAATGATCTCTTCCAGCAGGGTCTTCTTATAGTCGTTCCAGATCGCTTCGGCCTTGATAATGGCTTCACGCTTCTGTTGTGACTCGATCAGGCCCTGGACGTCATCGTACTTGAAGTCGATGTCGTCAGTGTGGTCCTTGATCTTCGCCAGCAGAGCCTGGGCATCGTTGCGGTCACGCTCGGCCATGAAGGCCAGCACCTCACCGTTTAACTGATAGATGTCAGACTTGAGCAGGGCGATCTTTTCAAGGGCGTCCTTGCTGTTGCGAATGGTTTTGTAGTTGCTGCCGTTGATCCTGACCTCATTCAACAGCATCACTCCCAGTACCACAACAACCAGGATGGCGGTAAAGGAGACCATCGACAGCAGAAACATCCTGGTGCGTAGTTTCAGGCCGGAGCAGGTTGTACCGGGGTTGCTTCCTTCCACGCTGAACAGTTCCTTTCGAGGTGCAGGTGCCTTAAAAAGCCGTGGAACTATACCAGAGCTGAGCAGATCAGGGCAAGCGAAAAGGGGGCGGTCAGGGGGGCTGAAAAGACCATTCTAGGTGGTGCATGAATGCATCGGGACGGTACTTTTCAGGGATGGTGAACCGGCTCTGACGGTCAAACGGGAGAGCTGATTTGCGGGCACCGTGTGGGCTGCTGCAGCCGCACCTCCGGAGAGGTGGCAGCTGCAGCACAACCGGTTAGCGCACCAGCAGGGACAGGAACTGGGCGAGGCCTTTTACTGGATGCTGCTATCCTTCTCGTTCAATGCGACCTTTTCTCTGGTCTGGTCCAGCTCTTCAATCAGTGCCTGCCGGATGGTTCGGAGTTTTTTCAGATAGGCATCGGCCTGGGGGCCTACACCGCAGTAAAACTTTTTGGCACGGTCCATGTTGCCATCAGCAACTTCCAGCTTGCTTAGCAGGGTGCGCACCGCTGCCTCGGCACATTTTTCGTCATTACGCATCTCTTCCGGCGTGTAACCGTGACTGCGGGCCTGTTTGGGCATGAGCTGCCAGACGCCGATGGCCCCTTTGTTTGATGTTGCCTTGGAGGAGAGCTGATGTCCGCCGGTCTCGGCCAGAGCGATTTCAGCCAGATCAAGAGGGGAAAAGGGGGTCCCCAGGGTTTTGAAATAACAGAGAGCTGCCAGGTTGCGGGCACGCTCCGGCGTGGTCTGGCGGGCAAAGGCCAGTTCAATCACCGGCACCTGGCGTTTGCGCTCATCCAGAGAGATCCCCTTCTCCATGACATTGCGGATCTCTTTTTCCAGAGAGGTCTCGTTCAGGTCACGGTCAAGGGAGGCATGCGAGGCCGCCGGTTGCGGCCCCTTGCTGCAGGCCATGAAGAGTACCGGAGTCCAGAGCAGGAGTAATCCAATGCTCATGTAGCTGATTTTCTTGATGGTAGTTTGTTTTTTCATAGATTTTAGGGGGAAGGCTGGGCGGATGGCGCCGGACAGGCAACCAGGGCCGGAAGTGATGGGAGATATGTCCGGCAAACTCCTTTCATACTGAAATTACCGGTAAAATTTTCTTACCGGGCTGCAAAACGACAAAAGTCCCGCTGGTAGACGCGAGACTTAAGCTGAACCCTCAGGTTTAATTGTAGTCGTCTTCTATCAAAACTTATGCGGCATGTCAACGAAAAAGAGATAAAATCTAGTGTATACGGTATGTTATAGTGTGGCCAGGTCTTTCAGGGTAATGCCTGCCAGGATGCTGCGCACCTGCTGCTGTACCTGACGCCAGACGGGATGAACGGTGCAGGAAGCGTCCC includes these proteins:
- the accD gene encoding acetyl-CoA carboxylase, carboxyltransferase subunit beta, with protein sequence MSWFKRDKTGIEKSSTKHVKVPEGLWTKCPGCSESLLTKEIEDNLQVCPKCGHHFRIATRKRLQALLDNGSWQEFDAEMTSIDFLNFKDTKSYQERINATVAKGGSRDAVICVEGSIEGIATQVAIFDFAFMGGSMGSVVGEKITRSIERGLEKKQPVIVISASGGARMQESILSLMQMAKTSAALAKLKAAGLPFISILTDPTTGGVTASFAMLGDLNIAEPKALIGFAGPRVIEQTIRQKLPAGFQRSEYLLDHGMVDMIVSRLEMRSTLGQILAMLTKQ
- the trpA gene encoding tryptophan synthase subunit alpha; this encodes MKSRIHNRFTQLHKQGGKALVTFITAGDPDLATTAALLPRMAEAGADIIELGIPFSDPMADGPTIQRASERALAQGVTLEAVLAMVSQVREQVSAPIVLMGYSNPIYSYGWQRFAQDAVQAGVDGLLLVDLPPEEAGELLPAARAAGLEIIFLLTPTSDATRVTQVSRCGSGFLYYVTVTGVTGARQSVSTSLEHELQTVRSTIKLPVVAGFGISTPEQAAQVAAAADGVVVGSAIVKLFEQHRGEQLQNEVTGLIRSLKRAITP
- a CDS encoding methyl-accepting chemotaxis protein, with the protein product MEGSNPGTTCSGLKLRTRMFLLSMVSFTAILVVVVLGVMLLNEVRINGSNYKTIRNSKDALEKIALLKSDIYQLNGEVLAFMAERDRNDAQALLAKIKDHTDDIDFKYDDVQGLIESQQKREAIIKAEAIWNDYKKTLLEEIIPSVQRNDMVRANALLSGIQEQRFSSFTSTVALMVDNLRRDVYQTEKQITAITRSKTITTAAVIFILITLITVLSTFITESVTRPIKRCVDFAKQVAGGSLENRLTIKACGEVGDLAAAMNTMAENLHNIIIRLNASTGELTAIDRNIETAARQVVGATRLQEDAISETSRTVELINGSVHEISDGVDQLSCSTTETSSSILQMAASIEEVALNTDKLGESVDEVSSSVIQMATSIKGIGNNITSLLDASTTTASSVAEMDATIRQVEKNAMDTAIISETVKTDAANGLKSVQETIVGMQEIRRASRITAEVVEHLSLRAHDIGAILSVIDEVAEQTNLLALNAAIIAAQAGEHGKGFAVVADEIKELAERTSTSTREIAQVITGVQEDTGRAVAAINQAELAIGAGEELSERSGAALEKIVAGVRQAGLQIDAIARATVEQAKGSQSIRVAMEQVEEMVEQMANSAREHSRGSDLITVAVERMREMTGQVRGSTREQSKTSALIAKATEDITVMIDRIREACGAQTVHSRSIDRMVENIRQSSATTSQAAQVMNSAVTGLSHQIDQLEKEMSGFKI
- a CDS encoding transglycosylase SLT domain-containing protein is translated as MSIGLLLLWTPVLFMACSKGPQPAASHASLDRDLNETSLEKEIRNVMEKGISLDERKRQVPVIELAFARQTTPERARNLAALCYFKTLGTPFSPLDLAEIALAETGGHQLSSKATSNKGAIGVWQLMPKQARSHGYTPEEMRNDEKCAEAAVRTLLSKLEVADGNMDRAKKFYCGVGPQADAYLKKLRTIRQALIEELDQTREKVALNEKDSSIQ